One genomic segment of Desulfomicrobium sp. ZS1 includes these proteins:
- a CDS encoding ABC transporter ATP-binding protein — protein MSLFELRDVRVVYDGRVVLDLPRLNIEEGEAYSLQGPNGAGKSTLLGLISFLNAPHQGQVRFEGGPVVWKEASLRALRRNVGLVEQHPVMFSRSVRENVGYGLAIRGVDKARRERLVDEALDLVGLAHLADSYAPRLSGGETQRVAIARSLASRPKVLLLDEPTASVDTQNRVIIEQIVADLRDRGDTTIVLCTHNRSQAAALCPKVIYLEDGRLAARPLSNSYVGQFVDDNGQTWCRIATGFRVPVPQCGPGRGRVVIEPGAVRLSVASAPGLNRGILTRVRLEGDMVSLSIDLGRPLHVQMGLKEFWGAGLEIGALVQAEIPAAAVECHMVS, from the coding sequence ATGAGCCTTTTCGAGCTGCGTGATGTGCGCGTTGTCTATGATGGCCGGGTGGTGCTCGATTTGCCTCGGCTGAACATCGAGGAGGGCGAGGCCTATTCTCTGCAAGGGCCCAATGGGGCCGGAAAATCGACCCTGCTCGGCCTTATTTCCTTTTTAAATGCTCCGCATCAGGGACAGGTCCGCTTCGAGGGCGGACCCGTGGTCTGGAAAGAGGCCTCGCTTCGTGCCCTGCGCCGCAACGTAGGGTTGGTGGAGCAGCATCCGGTCATGTTCAGCCGCAGCGTGCGCGAGAATGTGGGCTACGGACTGGCCATCCGAGGAGTGGACAAGGCCCGGCGCGAACGCCTAGTCGACGAGGCCCTTGATCTGGTGGGGCTTGCCCATCTGGCCGACAGCTACGCTCCGCGTTTGTCGGGCGGAGAAACGCAGCGCGTGGCCATTGCCAGGTCTTTGGCCAGTCGTCCCAAGGTTCTGCTTCTGGACGAGCCCACGGCCAGTGTCGATACTCAGAACCGGGTCATCATCGAGCAGATCGTGGCCGATCTGCGCGACCGGGGTGATACCACCATCGTGCTCTGTACCCACAATCGCTCCCAGGCTGCTGCGTTGTGTCCCAAGGTTATTTATCTGGAAGACGGCAGGCTTGCCGCGCGTCCGCTGAGCAACTCCTACGTCGGGCAGTTCGTGGACGACAACGGACAGACCTGGTGCCGCATCGCTACGGGCTTTCGGGTGCCGGTGCCGCAGTGCGGACCGGGCCGGGGCCGGGTGGTCATCGAGCCGGGCGCGGTCCGCCTGAGCGTGGCGAGCGCACCCGGCTTGAATCGGGGGATATTGACCCGGGTTCGGCTTGAGGGCGATATGGTCAGCCTGAGCATCGATCTGGGAAGGCCGCTGCATGTGCAGATGGGATTGAAGGAATTTTGGGGCGCAGGTCTTGAGATCGGGGCGCTGGTTCAAGCGGAGATACCGGCTGCGGCCGTGGAGTGCCATATGGTGTCTTGA
- a CDS encoding Hsp20/alpha crystallin family protein, with translation MSDLHLWHRAELGKLKQDMEELFDSFVRDFCSPLDLRLLSSEPDVRVVNEKDAIIVSAHVPGLDPRSIKISVTGDRLAIAGEKVEEIRDGQALSISRHGFSSSVRLNAPVQANQVRATYSGGVLRIVLPRCTGCTSVQVSTEEHERGSNE, from the coding sequence ATGTCCGATCTGCATTTGTGGCACCGCGCTGAACTCGGGAAGCTCAAACAGGATATGGAGGAGCTTTTCGATTCCTTTGTGCGCGATTTCTGCAGCCCCTTGGATTTGCGGCTCTTGAGTAGCGAGCCGGATGTGCGCGTGGTCAACGAGAAGGATGCCATTATCGTCTCGGCGCATGTGCCGGGTCTTGATCCACGTTCCATCAAGATCTCCGTGACCGGCGACCGTCTGGCCATCGCCGGCGAGAAGGTGGAGGAAATCCGGGACGGGCAGGCCTTGAGTATTTCCCGGCACGGGTTTTCAAGCTCGGTGCGTCTGAATGCCCCTGTGCAGGCGAATCAGGTCCGCGCTACCTATTCGGGTGGCGTGTTGCGCATCGTTTTGCCCCGGTGCACGGGCTGCACCTCCGTACAGGTGAGTACGGAAGAACATGAGCGAGGTAGCAATGAGTGA
- a CDS encoding Lon protease family protein: MSESLRLTPDQLRWTLDISTLPFDTTDELEPLDEILGQDRGVDALRFGIGIHRPGYNILVTGSPRTGRMDAVKKVLAKVVLDGKTPGDLCYLNNFKEPDAPILVRLGPGFGARLKKSMQQLVEELKKEVPKLFESSEYLARKNEINEVYEKKTASFFMNLEKQVKEAGFALVTFQGRQGQPPEVMPVVDGDPTPILKLEQMVEKGRFPREEFDRIKVKHLEIKTEIDSIFLQIRVLQKEIQEKNRQADKLMFSNLAGDLIAPLKADFACAELDGYFQHMIDDMVENIAIFFTQEHPPQLPMGDPFEQYSVNVLVDNGEQQGPPVIIEEYPTYRNLFGSIERIVDRSGVWRTDFSRIKAGSFVRANGGYLVLNLLDAIMEPGVWQSLKRALKSRKMEIQTYDPFYLFTTSSMKPEPIEMDIKVIVLADTYLYHLLQYYDDDVPKIFKVRADFDSTMDKTGESVLRFARFVRTQVAEHGLRSFDRSAVAALVEEAVRMGGRQEKMAATFPKLTDLLMEADYFAGQEGRDTVLHGDVSQAIEARIHRSSLVEEKIQDMIDRGSIMIDTDGAKVGQINGLAVYNMGDVMFGKPSRITAATSMGKAGIINIEREAELSGSTHNKGVLILGGYLRKMFAQDKPLAVSASIAFEQSYSGVDGDSASSTEMYALLSSLSGVPIKQGIAVTGSVNQNGEVQAIGGVNHKIEGFFACCKAKGLTGTQGVIIPRANVLDLMLKREVVEAVREERFHLWPVSSIEEGIELLTGKKAGTRRKDGTYTKGSIYALVDQRLKELAEGMIKFGKEEDKQERA, encoded by the coding sequence ATGAGTGAATCCTTACGATTGACGCCCGACCAGTTGCGGTGGACCCTCGACATCTCCACCCTCCCTTTTGACACGACGGACGAGCTCGAACCTCTGGACGAGATTCTGGGGCAGGACCGGGGCGTTGACGCGCTCAGGTTCGGCATCGGCATCCATCGCCCGGGCTATAACATCCTGGTCACGGGTTCCCCGCGCACCGGGCGCATGGATGCGGTGAAAAAGGTGCTCGCCAAGGTTGTGCTGGACGGGAAGACCCCTGGCGACCTCTGCTATCTGAACAACTTCAAGGAGCCTGACGCGCCCATCCTGGTGCGCCTGGGGCCGGGCTTTGGCGCGAGGCTGAAGAAAAGCATGCAGCAGCTGGTCGAGGAACTCAAGAAAGAGGTGCCCAAGCTCTTCGAGAGTTCGGAATACCTGGCGCGCAAGAACGAGATCAACGAGGTTTACGAGAAAAAGACGGCCAGCTTCTTCATGAACCTTGAAAAGCAGGTCAAGGAAGCCGGTTTCGCCCTGGTCACCTTTCAGGGCCGCCAGGGGCAGCCGCCGGAGGTCATGCCCGTCGTTGACGGCGATCCCACCCCGATCTTGAAGCTTGAGCAGATGGTTGAAAAGGGGCGTTTTCCCAGGGAAGAATTCGACCGCATCAAGGTCAAGCATCTCGAGATCAAGACCGAGATCGATTCCATTTTTCTGCAGATTCGAGTTTTGCAGAAAGAAATCCAGGAAAAGAACAGGCAGGCCGACAAGCTCATGTTCTCCAATCTTGCCGGCGATCTCATTGCGCCGCTCAAAGCTGATTTCGCCTGTGCCGAGCTGGACGGGTATTTTCAGCACATGATCGACGACATGGTCGAGAACATCGCCATCTTTTTTACTCAGGAGCACCCGCCGCAACTGCCCATGGGCGACCCCTTCGAGCAGTATTCGGTCAACGTGCTGGTGGACAACGGCGAGCAGCAAGGTCCGCCGGTCATTATCGAGGAGTATCCGACCTACCGTAACCTGTTCGGCAGCATCGAGCGCATCGTGGACCGCAGCGGGGTTTGGCGCACGGATTTTTCCCGCATCAAGGCCGGCTCTTTCGTGCGGGCCAATGGCGGATACCTGGTCCTGAATCTGCTTGACGCCATCATGGAGCCGGGTGTGTGGCAGTCTCTCAAGCGAGCGCTCAAAAGCCGCAAGATGGAGATCCAGACCTACGATCCCTTCTACCTGTTCACCACCTCGTCCATGAAGCCCGAACCCATCGAGATGGACATCAAGGTCATCGTCCTGGCGGACACGTACTTGTACCATCTGCTGCAGTATTATGACGACGATGTGCCAAAGATTTTCAAGGTCCGCGCGGACTTCGATTCCACCATGGACAAGACCGGCGAGTCCGTGCTCCGTTTCGCCCGTTTCGTGCGCACCCAGGTCGCGGAGCATGGCCTGCGGTCCTTTGATCGTTCCGCCGTGGCCGCGCTGGTCGAAGAGGCCGTGCGCATGGGCGGACGGCAGGAAAAGATGGCCGCGACCTTTCCGAAGCTGACCGACCTGCTTATGGAGGCCGATTATTTCGCCGGACAGGAAGGGCGCGATACGGTGCTGCATGGCGACGTGAGCCAAGCCATCGAGGCCCGCATTCATCGATCGAGCCTTGTCGAGGAAAAGATTCAGGACATGATTGACCGCGGTTCGATCATGATCGATACCGACGGGGCCAAGGTCGGGCAGATCAACGGCCTGGCCGTCTACAACATGGGTGACGTGATGTTCGGGAAACCCAGCCGCATCACCGCCGCCACATCCATGGGCAAGGCCGGAATCATCAACATAGAGCGGGAGGCCGAGCTTTCGGGCAGCACCCACAACAAGGGCGTGCTTATCCTCGGCGGGTACCTGCGCAAGATGTTTGCGCAGGACAAGCCCCTGGCCGTGAGCGCGTCCATCGCCTTCGAGCAGAGCTATTCCGGAGTGGACGGCGACAGCGCTTCCTCCACGGAAATGTATGCTCTGCTCTCGAGCCTTTCGGGGGTGCCCATCAAGCAGGGCATCGCCGTGACCGGGTCCGTCAATCAGAACGGCGAGGTCCAGGCCATCGGTGGAGTCAACCACAAGATCGAAGGTTTTTTCGCCTGTTGCAAAGCCAAGGGTCTGACAGGGACGCAAGGAGTGATCATTCCCAGGGCCAATGTCCTGGACCTCATGCTCAAGAGGGAGGTGGTCGAGGCTGTGCGCGAGGAGCGCTTCCATCTTTGGCCCGTGAGCAGCATTGAGGAAGGCATCGAGCTTTTGACCGGCAAAAAGGCCGGCACGCGAAGAAAGGACGGCACCTACACCAAAGGCAGCATTTACGCTCTGGTGGACCAGCGGCTCAAAGAGCTGGCCGAGGGCATGATTAAATTTGGCAAGGAAGAAGATAAACAGGAACGGGCCTGA
- the trxB gene encoding thioredoxin-disulfide reductase translates to MENEMYDLVIVGGGPAGLSAGIYAMRAAMHTVLIEKGMPGGQIALTKDVENYPGIEEVGGFELCEKFLNHAKRYNLEIRENEVLSIEPGVDFHEVVLASGERLHAHSVILAAGGSARKLGVPGEMEQYGKGVSYCATCDGFFFRGKTVVVVGGGDTALEDALYLSKICAKVYMVHRRDEFRGSRILQQRVFAEPRITLVLDSVLDNIAADDQGVTEVTVKNVKTEETHNIATDGVFIFVGFLPNNALVPAGVKMNAAGYVVTDEKCETSLPGIFAVGDVRQKYANQIVLAAADGCVAALAAAHYVETRKAQAARK, encoded by the coding sequence ATGGAAAATGAAATGTACGACCTGGTCATTGTGGGCGGCGGTCCGGCTGGACTTTCTGCCGGGATTTACGCCATGCGCGCGGCCATGCATACGGTTCTGATCGAAAAGGGCATGCCTGGCGGGCAGATCGCTTTGACCAAGGATGTGGAAAACTATCCGGGTATCGAGGAAGTCGGTGGTTTTGAGCTGTGCGAAAAATTTCTGAACCACGCCAAACGCTACAATCTTGAAATCCGGGAAAACGAGGTGCTCAGCATCGAGCCCGGGGTGGATTTCCACGAGGTAGTGCTGGCCAGCGGAGAGCGTCTGCACGCCCACTCCGTCATCCTCGCGGCTGGTGGTTCGGCCCGCAAGCTGGGCGTGCCCGGCGAGATGGAGCAATACGGCAAGGGCGTGTCCTATTGCGCCACCTGCGACGGTTTTTTCTTTCGCGGCAAGACCGTTGTTGTCGTTGGGGGTGGAGATACGGCCCTGGAAGACGCCCTTTACCTGTCCAAGATTTGCGCCAAGGTTTATATGGTGCACCGCCGCGATGAATTTCGCGGCAGCCGTATTCTGCAGCAGCGGGTGTTTGCCGAGCCGCGCATTACCTTGGTCCTTGATTCCGTGCTGGACAATATCGCGGCCGATGATCAGGGCGTGACCGAGGTGACCGTCAAGAACGTGAAGACCGAAGAAACCCACAACATCGCGACCGACGGCGTCTTCATCTTTGTAGGCTTCCTGCCCAACAATGCCCTTGTCCCTGCGGGCGTGAAGATGAACGCTGCCGGGTACGTGGTCACCGACGAGAAATGCGAAACCAGCCTGCCCGGCATTTTCGCCGTGGGCGATGTGCGTCAGAAGTACGCCAACCAGATTGTCCTGGCCGCGGCCGACGGCTGCGTCGCCGCCCTGGCCGCCGCGCATTATGTGGAGACGCGAAAGGCTCAGGCCGCGCGCAAATAG
- a CDS encoding radical SAM protein: MHDEQTRDHFIEMNAREYGPIFNYINWITEERARLATQERARLLQTPGISVSCLGTKIHHGPLSPGCRQCSGLAWSCLFISGRCNGRCFYCPTPQNMDDPPMSGSVPFHHAQDYADYVRFFGFGGASVSGGEPFLDFDKSLAFVQALRRTCDPALHIWLYTNGILVTEDKLQKLAAAGLNEIRFDIGATDYDLKFARQAAGIVATVTVEIPAVPEEAGRLETLLPELTTAGVSHLNLHQLRLTPHNARHLLEHDYTYIHGPKVTVLESELCALKLVAHAAAHKLELAVNYCSFVYKYRFQAAASRGRFGVLLLENGELLTDSGHIRTAATAAVATRPGSEPPVPGEEDSLKANPADSPTYAAAFVRPLTNPEFAHREISVSAGFTVFLERHPARPTAGAAASTPVADPDTAGLYQPSLEESCEWITPGLGVYF; the protein is encoded by the coding sequence ATGCACGATGAACAGACGAGAGACCACTTTATCGAGATGAACGCCCGCGAATACGGCCCCATCTTCAACTATATCAATTGGATCACCGAGGAACGCGCCCGGCTCGCAACCCAGGAGAGGGCCCGGCTTCTGCAAACTCCGGGCATCAGCGTGTCGTGTCTTGGCACCAAGATCCATCACGGCCCCCTGTCGCCGGGATGCCGGCAGTGTTCGGGGTTGGCCTGGTCCTGCCTTTTCATCAGCGGGCGCTGCAATGGCCGCTGTTTCTACTGCCCCACGCCCCAGAACATGGATGACCCGCCCATGTCCGGAAGCGTACCGTTTCACCACGCTCAGGACTACGCCGACTACGTCCGCTTTTTCGGATTTGGAGGGGCGAGCGTCAGTGGCGGCGAACCATTTCTGGACTTCGACAAGAGCCTTGCCTTTGTGCAGGCCCTGCGCCGGACGTGCGACCCGGCGCTGCACATCTGGTTGTACACCAACGGCATTCTGGTCACGGAAGACAAGCTGCAAAAGCTTGCCGCCGCAGGGTTGAACGAAATCCGTTTCGACATCGGCGCCACAGACTATGACCTGAAATTCGCACGTCAGGCAGCAGGCATCGTGGCCACGGTCACTGTCGAAATTCCGGCCGTGCCGGAGGAAGCCGGGCGCCTTGAGACATTGCTGCCCGAACTGACGACGGCCGGCGTTTCGCACCTGAACCTGCACCAGCTGCGTCTCACTCCGCACAATGCCAGACATTTGCTCGAACATGATTATACATACATTCATGGGCCCAAGGTCACGGTGCTGGAATCGGAGCTTTGCGCCCTGAAACTCGTGGCCCATGCGGCCGCGCACAAGCTGGAACTGGCCGTCAATTATTGCTCCTTTGTCTACAAATACCGCTTTCAGGCCGCGGCAAGCCGAGGACGATTTGGCGTGCTTCTGCTTGAAAACGGCGAATTGCTGACCGACAGCGGCCACATTCGCACTGCGGCGACGGCTGCGGTCGCCACACGGCCGGGCTCAGAGCCGCCGGTCCCGGGCGAGGAAGATTCGCTCAAAGCAAACCCTGCGGACAGCCCGACCTATGCGGCAGCCTTTGTGCGTCCCCTGACCAACCCGGAGTTTGCGCATCGGGAGATATCCGTCTCGGCGGGCTTTACGGTCTTCCTGGAGCGGCACCCCGCCCGGCCAACAGCAGGCGCCGCCGCTTCGACCCCTGTCGCTGATCCGGACACAGCGGGCCTCTATCAGCCCAGCCTGGAAGAATCCTGTGAATGGATCACGCCGGGACTTGGAGTGTACTTTTGA
- a CDS encoding TOBE domain-containing protein, with amino-acid sequence MKASHNPALRPPSSGQADHGRIVGEASSCLDSLQLEHLEREFRSWAEGSKRADVTLSRKRILLIFLLIRHTGAKLHEVLELGPFTDIDHDRLIVTFGRSMPQQTRSVPLASALAVEIRRLFADEAFRQAVGRTLGVDPAFVRRKFYERAQTCGFPKNLGSPEMIRKSRGVELMQSNMPLPAVQLYLGHSTPNLTSAYVSFSEEEIRTITSSFLQRESHRKTSARNSFFGKITDIRPADIQAAVELTTLDGHVISSVITLDSLSRLGLKIGRLATVEVKAPWVSLYKSEEDPLCSAENRLPGVITRITRGQVNTEYVLRIGSDTELCVITTTQSLRRLELQEKDTVWAVFGSYATILRVD; translated from the coding sequence ATGAAAGCCTCGCACAATCCAGCCCTGCGCCCCCCCTCATCCGGTCAGGCCGACCATGGACGCATCGTGGGCGAGGCTTCGAGTTGCCTTGATTCCCTGCAGCTCGAACATCTGGAACGGGAATTTCGGTCCTGGGCCGAAGGCTCCAAACGCGCCGACGTGACCTTGTCCCGCAAACGCATCCTGCTCATCTTTCTACTCATCAGGCACACCGGAGCCAAGCTGCACGAAGTGCTGGAACTGGGTCCCTTCACGGACATTGACCACGACCGCCTGATCGTCACCTTTGGCAGGTCCATGCCGCAGCAGACCAGATCCGTACCCCTGGCAAGCGCCCTGGCAGTGGAAATCAGGCGCCTTTTCGCAGACGAGGCCTTCCGCCAGGCCGTGGGCCGGACTCTGGGCGTTGATCCGGCCTTTGTGCGCCGCAAATTCTACGAACGAGCCCAGACCTGCGGTTTTCCCAAGAACCTGGGCAGCCCCGAGATGATCCGCAAATCAAGGGGTGTGGAACTGATGCAGTCCAACATGCCCCTGCCTGCGGTACAGTTGTACCTTGGTCACTCCACGCCCAACCTGACCTCTGCCTACGTGTCTTTCTCGGAAGAGGAGATCCGCACCATTACCTCATCCTTCCTGCAGCGGGAAAGCCATCGCAAGACCAGCGCCCGCAACTCCTTTTTCGGCAAGATTACGGACATCCGCCCCGCCGACATCCAGGCCGCGGTGGAGCTCACCACCCTCGACGGCCACGTCATCTCCTCGGTCATCACCCTGGACAGCCTGAGCCGTCTCGGGCTTAAAATCGGACGCCTGGCCACGGTGGAGGTCAAGGCGCCGTGGGTGAGCCTGTACAAGAGCGAAGAAGATCCCCTCTGCTCGGCGGAAAACCGCCTGCCCGGAGTCATCACCCGCATCACACGCGGCCAGGTCAATACCGAATACGTGCTGCGCATCGGCTCGGACACGGAGTTGTGCGTCATCACCACGACACAGAGCCTGCGACGTCTTGAGCTGCAGGAAAAGGATACCGTCTGGGCTGTTTTCGGCAGTTACGCCACCATTCTACGGGTCGACTGA
- a CDS encoding diguanylate cyclase domain-containing protein, with protein sequence MNTATSIETGTLRRQDIIEYEPLLKTALKAIIPFSSYSLMFPAKTPENMEAEPQHPFGRATLENDRLSLPLTYSDRLLAIFEARGVDPEETARALPFLPQMASLCLEQITIRKSAITDPLTGLFNRHCMHQGLIREISGIVGSIMPGPEAMADDSLQGHSACFGLIILDLDRFRQINENFGHNFGDKILVLAAERLRAVCPKQTLVCRLDGDSFGVLWPQASRAKMSELALSLGAELAKVTARFTPLREDVGISASIGHVNYPQDLQGAQFQKAPEEQAWLILEKAEKALNTAKAGGRSQIYSFRQILTQGGMVLEVMPMNRLIINLGRSMDAHEGQRFLIWSRKFNGSETIVGRQGDAIFGHYPPMYKAEVSLVEVQEEMSIAEVLVQSDPNWTVEKGDKLTLLDDHTGRMEQREVQPGDRTPQKDPLTGLYPYRDFLQAWQAARIQAKNFCMVLMRLEMPHADRTPMDKMKEEQFFQTLASRVEALFGAEALGGRFSVNCIIYHVPGMDQGECLRIVRELLEDDRFAGLEKSVGIAAYPFLDYTRSDILENARKALDHADFLHDERIACFDSVSLNISADRLFAQGEIYDAIAEYKKALTVDEGNLLARNSLGVCYARLNKYAKARTIFQDLTTLHPEHIMPLYNFGCACLKDGDPVAARQAFEQVLSIRPDHVYALIRLGLMAEEEGDFERAWNLYEQVRAMSDGEHLAATHNLAYRYLARLAFRRDDRDTAREYLHQAITANPQDAHSFHLLATIYLERGDDPEIAESLARQSVHLKTDSPAFWEVLITALEQQGKIEEANQTKIRAAAQTG encoded by the coding sequence ATGAACACGGCCACTTCCATCGAGACCGGCACGCTGCGAAGACAAGACATCATCGAATACGAGCCCCTGCTCAAAACCGCCCTTAAGGCCATCATCCCCTTTTCCTCCTACAGCCTCATGTTTCCGGCCAAAACACCCGAAAACATGGAAGCGGAGCCGCAGCATCCCTTCGGGCGCGCGACCCTGGAAAATGATCGGCTCTCGCTGCCGCTGACGTATTCGGACCGGCTGCTTGCAATCTTTGAAGCCAGAGGGGTGGACCCTGAGGAAACGGCCCGGGCCCTGCCCTTTCTGCCGCAGATGGCCTCGCTGTGTCTGGAGCAGATCACGATTCGCAAATCGGCCATCACCGATCCACTGACCGGCCTCTTCAACCGCCACTGCATGCATCAGGGCCTGATCCGGGAAATTTCCGGCATCGTCGGCTCCATCATGCCTGGCCCCGAAGCCATGGCCGACGACTCCCTGCAGGGGCACAGCGCCTGCTTCGGCCTCATCATTCTGGATCTGGACCGCTTCCGCCAGATCAACGAAAATTTCGGACACAATTTCGGGGACAAAATCCTGGTTCTGGCAGCGGAACGGCTGCGCGCCGTCTGCCCCAAGCAAACGCTGGTCTGCCGTCTGGACGGAGATTCCTTCGGCGTGCTCTGGCCGCAGGCCTCCCGCGCCAAGATGAGCGAACTGGCCCTCAGCCTCGGCGCTGAACTGGCCAAGGTCACGGCGCGCTTCACGCCCCTGCGCGAAGACGTCGGCATCTCGGCCAGTATCGGCCACGTCAACTATCCGCAGGATCTTCAAGGGGCGCAATTTCAAAAGGCGCCCGAGGAGCAGGCCTGGCTGATTCTGGAAAAAGCCGAAAAAGCCTTGAACACAGCCAAGGCCGGCGGCCGCTCCCAGATCTATTCTTTCCGGCAGATCCTGACCCAGGGCGGAATGGTGCTCGAAGTCATGCCCATGAATCGCCTGATCATCAACCTCGGCCGGAGCATGGATGCCCACGAAGGGCAACGCTTTCTGATCTGGTCCCGCAAGTTCAACGGCAGCGAAACCATTGTCGGGAGGCAGGGCGATGCGATTTTTGGCCACTACCCGCCCATGTACAAGGCCGAGGTCTCGCTGGTCGAAGTGCAAGAGGAAATGTCCATCGCCGAAGTGCTGGTGCAGAGCGATCCGAACTGGACCGTGGAAAAAGGCGACAAGCTGACCCTACTCGATGACCACACAGGGCGCATGGAGCAGCGCGAAGTTCAGCCCGGCGACCGCACCCCGCAAAAAGACCCCCTCACCGGGCTCTATCCCTACCGAGACTTTTTGCAGGCTTGGCAAGCGGCCCGCATCCAGGCAAAAAATTTCTGCATGGTGCTCATGCGCCTTGAAATGCCCCATGCCGACCGCACGCCCATGGACAAGATGAAAGAAGAGCAGTTCTTTCAGACCCTCGCCAGCCGGGTCGAAGCCCTGTTCGGAGCGGAGGCCCTTGGCGGACGGTTCAGCGTAAACTGCATCATCTACCACGTACCGGGCATGGATCAGGGAGAATGCCTGCGCATCGTGCGAGAGCTGCTTGAGGACGACCGCTTCGCCGGACTGGAAAAATCCGTAGGCATCGCGGCCTACCCCTTCCTGGACTACACGCGCTCCGACATCCTCGAAAATGCGCGCAAAGCCCTGGATCACGCCGACTTCCTGCACGATGAACGAATTGCCTGCTTCGATTCCGTATCCTTGAACATCAGCGCCGACCGCCTTTTTGCCCAAGGCGAAATCTATGATGCCATCGCCGAATACAAGAAAGCCCTGACCGTCGACGAAGGCAACCTGCTGGCCCGCAACTCCCTGGGAGTCTGCTATGCACGCCTGAACAAGTACGCCAAGGCCAGGACCATCTTTCAAGACCTGACCACCCTCCATCCGGAGCACATCATGCCGCTCTACAATTTCGGTTGCGCCTGCCTCAAAGACGGGGACCCCGTGGCCGCCCGGCAGGCCTTCGAGCAGGTGCTCTCCATCCGGCCCGATCATGTCTATGCGCTGATCCGCCTGGGCCTCATGGCAGAGGAGGAGGGCGACTTCGAGCGGGCCTGGAACCTCTACGAACAGGTCCGGGCCATGTCCGACGGGGAGCATCTCGCCGCCACGCACAATCTGGCCTATCGCTACCTGGCCAGACTGGCTTTTCGCCGCGACGACCGGGATACGGCCCGGGAATATCTGCACCAGGCCATCACCGCCAACCCCCAGGACGCCCACTCCTTCCATCTTCTGGCCACGATCTATCTGGAGCGCGGCGACGACCCGGAAATCGCCGAATCCCTGGCCCGGCAGAGCGTACACTTGAAAACCGACTCCCCCGCCTTCTGGGAAGTCCTGATCACGGCCCTGGAGCAACAAGGCAAGATTGAAGAGGCAAACCAGACAAAAATTCGCGCCGCAGCGCAAACTGGTTGA
- a CDS encoding MBL fold metallo-hydrolase: MLKVTVMSLGPLDTNCYIVHSDREAVVIDPGGDAQEILSFLASEKLNLTAILNTHLHFDHIQGNADLVAATGLTVMASAKDGFLLENELGGGGMMGFPRTPSFSFAPLEEGELPLLGTTCRVLATPGHSPGSLSFYFQELGAVFVGDLLFYRSVGRTDFPGSSERELIRSVRSAIFTLPEETVVYPGHGPETTVGQEKLNNPFFTEFIR, from the coding sequence ATGCTCAAAGTTACCGTCATGTCGCTTGGACCGCTGGATACAAATTGCTACATCGTGCACTCGGACCGTGAGGCCGTGGTCATCGACCCAGGCGGGGATGCGCAGGAAATCCTGTCTTTTCTTGCTTCCGAAAAGCTGAACCTGACCGCGATCCTGAACACGCACCTGCATTTTGATCACATCCAGGGCAATGCGGACCTGGTCGCGGCCACCGGATTGACCGTCATGGCCAGTGCCAAGGATGGTTTTCTGCTTGAAAATGAACTCGGAGGCGGTGGAATGATGGGCTTTCCGCGCACGCCGTCCTTTTCGTTTGCGCCGCTGGAGGAAGGAGAGTTGCCCTTGCTCGGCACGACCTGCCGCGTGCTGGCAACCCCCGGTCATAGTCCGGGCAGTTTGTCATTTTATTTCCAGGAGCTGGGCGCGGTTTTCGTCGGCGATCTGCTTTTCTACCGCTCCGTGGGGCGTACCGATTTTCCCGGGAGCTCGGAACGCGAACTGATCCGCTCCGTCCGCAGCGCTATTTTTACCCTGCCCGAAGAGACGGTGGTGTATCCCGGCCACGGACCCGAGACCACGGTCGGACAGGAAAAGCTCAACAATCCCTTTTTTACGGAATTCATCCGTTAG